The following proteins are co-located in the Perca fluviatilis chromosome 22, GENO_Pfluv_1.0, whole genome shotgun sequence genome:
- the skida1 gene encoding SKI/DACH domain-containing protein 1, with protein MGDLECGFEEMQGVRLGYLLIKGKQMFALSQVFTDLLKNIPRTTVHKRMDHLNVKKHHCDLEELRKLKAINSIAFHAAKCTLISREDVEALYFSCKTERVLKSNKRKAKAVCSPGDEDASPGLLHADAELWKEKVWFSLHGVPETLTLHNKTGRQRELTPCLTDSKLPQFYHKTNGREHRSATKPSHKHFKNYENAKIAGNRVTLSQRHSFFRSAVSRQPVVLQSAIAAQSRLSRSAGDLLHKRKRRREGGGGRDSARHSWSRSRHAHHHVPPVLLVQPKSPGSHGTSFGAFHLGPDFYLDPRPHHHHHHQHHHHHHHHHHEPSFPESYSSDTESSTYSDRAYRDSDFGSGLSTSSNSGSSEEEEEGEDEDDTQSDSSEVSSDEEESSSQSDSSSVSSRVSVQSIRFRRARVGSLAKTLNTSKAPLVLQPTFHYNNQHQHEKQHRTLGHVAASQPGDRQEKRQKCEFICSETRKDFGPLQPPKCNSTVTGESFFTESKRGKAFEADPNRAGRVVELAPYSPGPNRNKAFHPSRRTPGHPTKCPPGLSAQCNQDKEARLPKCTDKREAKASSLKPPTPLKKIKIEPEELSVTAAPHSDSGRTVRTPPFNLHNVKVKVEESCDEYEYQSQATVVKCKEDKTENSNGQYPIKHGDFFNSGIKATEKSPDVPPRSPCGPQEYRSTQDSPCTEEWEHRNKTCRVPVLGRKKTRVSRTQTKQNVPRINKTASSSSSSSSSSSSSSSSSSSSSSSRPAGCEEVSTVDLPSRRKRSTVASPAKMPFSLMANFPSPPSLVVGSDGDLCPAYSLNSLRGPGPPPPSHPVWRWQPGGQILPPPHAQRTRKC; from the coding sequence ATGGGAGACCTGGAGTGTGGCTTTGAAGAAATGCAAGGGGTGAGATTGGGATACCTGCTCATCAAAGGCAAGCAAATGTTTGCTTTGTCTCAGGTCTTCACCGACCTGCTGAAGAACATCCCCCGGACCACGGTGCACAAGCGCATGGACCACCTGAACGTGAAAAAGCACCACTGCGACCTGGAGGAGCTGCGGAAGCTTAAAGCAATCAACTCTATAGCTTTCCATGCCGCTAAATGCACCCTCATATCGCGGGAGGACGTGGAGGCTCTGTACTTCTCCTGCAAGACGGAGCGGGTGTTGAAGTCCAACAAAAGGAAAGCGAAAGCGGTGTGTTCCCCCGGGGATGAGGATGCGTCCCCGGGGCTCCTCCATGCTGACGCCGAACTGTGGAAGGAAAAAGTTTGGTTTAGTTTGCACGGTGTCCCGGAGACTCTCACACTTCACAACaaaacaggcaggcagagagagctgACTCCTTGCCTTACCGACTCCAAACTACCTCAATTTTACCACAAAACCAACGGACGGGAGCACCGTTCGGCGACTAAGCCCAGTCACAAACACTTTAAAAACTATGAAAATGCTAAAATAGCAGGGAATCGTGTTACTTTGAGCCAAAGGCACTCGTTTTTCAGGAGCGCGGTGAGCCGGCAGCCGGTGGTGCTTCAGTCCGCCATAGCTGCTCAGTCCAGGCTCTCGCGCTCAGCCGGCGACCTACTTCACAAAAGGAAGAGGAGGCGCGAGGGGGGCGGCGGCAGGGACAGCGCGAGGCACTCGTGGAGTAGGAGCAGACACGCGCACCACCACGTACCGCCGGTGCTGCTCGTACAACCCAAATCACCCGGCAGTCACGGGACTTCTTTTGGTGCTTTCCACCTCGGTCCGGATTTCTACCTTGACCCCAGACCTcaccatcatcaccaccaccagcatcaccatcatcatcatcaccaccaccacgaGCCGAGTTTCCCGGAGAGTTACAGCAGCGACACCGAGTCCAGCACCTACTCCGACCGGGCGTACCGGGACTCGGACTTTGGGTCTGGCCTCTCCACCTCCAGCAACTCCGGGAGCtccgaggaggaagaggaaggcgAGGACGAAGATGACACGCAGTCAGATAGTTCAGAGGTCAGCTCAGACGAGGAGGAAAGCTCCTCTCAGTCCGACTCGAGCTCTGTTTCAAGCCGTGTTTCGGTGCAGAGCATCCGGTTCAGACGGGCCCGGGTCGGTTCTCTCGCCAAAACTCTCAACACTAGTAAAGCACCTTTGGTCCTGCAGCCCACGTTTCACTACAACAACCAGCATCAACACGAGAAACAGCACAGGACACTGGGCCACGTTGCCGCTTCACAGCCAGGGGACCGACAGGAGAAACGCCAGAAATGTGAATTTATATGCAGTGAAACTAGAAAGGACTTTGGACCCTTACAACCACCAAAATGTAACTCAACTGTCACGGGGGAGAGCTTTTTCACTGAGTCCAAAAGGGGGAAAGCGTTTGAGGCTGATCCAAACAGGGCTGGTCGTGTGGTCGAGCTGGCCCCTTATTCACCGGGACCCAACCGGAATAAGGCCTTTCACCCCTCACGCAGGACACCGGGGCACCCCACCAAGTGCCCCCCGGGACTGAGCGCACAGTGTAACCAGGACAAAGAAGCCAGGCTCCCCAAATGTACCGACAAAAGAGAGGCGAAAGCCAGCAGCCTAAAACCGCCCACtccactgaaaaaaataaagatcgAGCCAGAGGAGCTCTCGGTGACCGCAGCCCCCCACTCGGACAGCGGCAGGACAGTCAGGACGCCACCCTTCAACCTCCACAATGTGAAAGTTAAAGTGGAGGAAAGCTGTGATGAATACGAATACCAGAGCCAGGCCACTGTAGTCAAATGTAAAGAAGATAAGACAGAGAACAGCAATGGCCAATATCCTATCAAACACGGGGATTTTTTCAACAGCGGGATTAAAGCCACAGAGAAGAGCCCTGATGTGCCCCCCAGGTCCCCGTGTGGTCCTCAGGAATACAGGAGCACCCAGGACAGCCCATGTACAGAGGAGTGGGAGCACAGGAACAAAACCTGCAGGGTTCCGGTactggggagaaaaaaaacccgAGTTTCCAGGacgcaaacaaaacaaaacgtgcCCAGGATCAACAAGACtgcctcttcttcttcatcgtcgtcgtcttcttcttcttcttcttcttcttcttcttcgtcgtCGTCTTCTTCTCGTCCCGCGGGCTGCGAGGAGGTATCCACGGTGGATTTACCGAGCAGACGCAAACGCAGCACCGTAGCATCGCCTGCAAAAATGCCTTTCAGCTTGATGGCAAATTTCCCATCCCCGCCGTCGCTGGTTGTTGGCAGCGACGGGGATTTGTGCCCTGCTTACTCCCTGAACTCGCTGAGGGGCCCCGGGCCTCCCCCTCCGTCCCACCCCGTGTGGAGGTGGCAGCCAGGCGGCCAGATTCTCCCTCCCCCACACGCTCAGAGAACTAGGAAATGCTGA